The Tachysurus vachellii isolate PV-2020 chromosome 10, HZAU_Pvac_v1, whole genome shotgun sequence genomic sequence AAAGTCAATTAATGAAAGAATATGGTGTACGAGTTAGACTGTGAAGTCACAATTGGGTAACTACTGTGCAGTAAATTGTTCCTACTCTTATTCTTCCCTTTTCCCATTTGGGCCCAGTGATCttggttgtttgtttctttttttttttttttaacctttatgGACTTTTGGAGCATTTCTTGGTGACCTGCCCTGCTCAAGTTCAGATTTGCTGGTACTTGTGTTAAagctatttgtttttaatgttccaACACTCAACCAATCGAATAAAAGTTGCATAACGGATGTGTATGTTTAGCCCAGGGGTTTCTTACTATGATGATTTCTTTTGTATATAGATCTTCCAAAACCATGTATTtgagaaatacattttacacaaactgtaaatgatttatattattttttaaacaatacatctttgtatattaaacttttttctaTGTCAAGTTGGTAGAGGAATTAGCacactttactgtatataatcagcCACTGGTCAATAACAGGAACCTTTTCCTAAGCCTAGAGTGAAATGAACCCACTAGGATGTTGGATATGATGTAGGCAGCGATGTGCGGAAATAACGAGAACCTGCTTCCCTGTGAGTAATATTAATTTGCAAATTCCTGGATGAAGGCATTAGGTTCCTGAGCAAAGCCATTGTAtcttcttgtaaaaaaaaaaaaaaaaaaagcagagctcTTCTCATTTCTAATAAAACTTTGAAATATTATTCTGCCTTGGTTTTTATTTGAACAAACTGGCTTTAGGTTTAATATGAATAATGCAAGCTGTACATCATCGTATTTTCAGCCTATGCTGATttacaagtgtgtgtttgttttctctctctctgagatcatGATCTGTGTATTCGGAAGTGTGTATGCAAGTCTGGTGACTTCTGTTGTCTAATTTTAGGATTACGGTCAATAACCACTGCTTTCAGTTTGCTCTGAAAGACATGTGCTGAACTGAGCACAGCAACATCTGATTAAATTCCTTGGTATggtatataaacatacacatggACTATCAGTGTAAGCACAGACTGTGTGGTTACACACAGTAAAGTGAAAGATGATGTGGACCAAGTAAACCTTTTGCATGATTTCTTGAATACGGCAAAAGGTTTTAAGAGTGCACTAATGACTTGCTTTCTTTAGCAGATTTTCACTACACAAATGTCTGTCACAAAAATTTTCTTTCACTGCCTACAAAGAAACAATATTATGGAAGACAACtcatatttttgcacattttattttcagtttttcttctCCATAAATCTCCCAGGAAATTGCTATttcacttaatttttttatcaaCACACGACTCCATATCTGATAACTATTTAAACAGTAACTAGCCAGGTTCGATCCTATAAGCCTGAATGAGGCACCAGTCCATTGCTGGGCACTTTGCACAAATGCATCCATATGAATATTTAGGGGCAATTTACAAATGCCAATCCACATACTAGCGTTAATTTGGGGGGCTGAGAGCAAACCATGAAGCAAGAATTGGAGAATATGAAACTTCACAACAGAGGTTTTGGAATTAAACCAGGAACCCTGAGCTCTGAGGCAAATGACTCTCAGTGACAATCAAGCTACAATAATATGCCAGAAATTAACAGCTGGTCTGAATAAAATTCTTTGATAAGTCAGAGAAATTTCCCTTACTAAATAATGTACCTACAAGGATTCCAAGTCAACTCAAAACATAGATTAAAACTTTGTATACACATGTGTCCTGTTTAGTAAGTCCAAGTAATCAGACCCAGAGTGAAAAGAAACTTAACTAACAACATTACTCCTGCATTTCtgcttgttttctttatttgcatCTCACTTCCTAATATGGAGAAGCaactatataaaatgaaaaggtACAATTAAAGATTGCCTTCTCTTTCCTCGACTATGTATCttgttaaaattattttacacttgATTATTTTACATGGTGTTCCATGTCAAATTACCTTTTAGTGTATTTTTCAGTAAAACTCCCGAATTGCAAATGAACTCAAACCTTGTTCAGGTCAGTTTGGTTAAACAATATGTAAAACTGTTGCAGAAAAATGGCCTCACAGCTCGTTTGGTGACTTTGTGGGTTATGGGCAAACCTTATCTAACTTATCAAAAATTTGTGAAACAGGATTTGTTCGGGATGGTCTTACGATTTTGTGCAATTTTGTAATGGTTGGACcaaattgaaaaaaagaaaattcaatttGAGAAAAATGCGGTATGgctaaaatgaacatttttgccATTTGTTATTCTTTGCATGACCCAAAAAAGAAGTTGGATTACAGTGTGGAGTTTTTCTTGCAAAAGTATTTCCAATTTTTGGTGCAGCTTTTACTGCTTGAGAGGCAAATACATTCATACCTACACCAAACTACTGTGTAGGAAGCTGAAAGATGCCTTCTAGCACTGCAAAATTGAGTAAAATATGTATAGAATGCTCTCTGGGCTGCTACAGACTCCTATGGCaaagtattataataataacaagagtaaaaaaatgacaaaaaggcACCTACACATGCTTGGCCCATAACCAATTTGTTAGCAGTTTAATTTCTTCACTAGCACAATACCATGCAAAAGAATATCACACATGCTTACGATCCTCAGTTCACCACATACAGGTATATACTGTAgcagatagataaataatataGTCTGTATAAAACTGACTTATttagttgttttatttgtttcatacATTAGCAGTGATTACATAAAAAGACCCtgactatttaaaaaaacagcccAACAAAAAACACTACTTTCACATTAAGCCCAAGTCAGACCTGGTAAGTCTTCACAGTCGGAAGAACAGGAAACAAACCTCCCACCATTGCTAGTGATCTTAACTCAATAGGAGGACACCATCTTCTGACACGTCGTCCTCTGCCTCATCAGTCCAGTATAAAGCAGGCAGGGTGAAAGTTACAGCCTGAGGATACAAGTCTGTAAAAACAGTAGTCGACTATCGTGGCTGACCTAATAAGCCAGCTTTGGCTGCTAAAGCCTCATTCTGCTGAATATGATATTCCTGGAAGCGCATCGAGATCCGTTGTGTCATTTTTAGATACTTCTGTAGACAGCTCTCTGAGCATGAAGTCTGAAAAGGAGACACAAATAGAGAATTATCCCACTGCGAAAAGATTGCTGTTTATGCAGTTATCAGAATTAAGCTAATATGCGGTCAaaaaagatgtttattttaatcaacGTCAACATTAAAAGGTCCATTGAATCCAAACTGAATGCATTGCAAATAATTTACACCTTAAActttttatctacattttaTCTATAGATCACTAACTAGCTGAGCAGATGCTCATTGTACTGCAGCTGTATGCACTATAGTGTTTCACATCGACGCTATCCATAATGGTTGGGATCATCCTAGCAAACTGCACTGTGCactagcaaaaaaacaaacaaaaagagcatCAGATAACCTCCGAACTTCTTACAGGAACAGTGACAACTAACACCAGAAACTAACGGGATCACATATGTTACGGTTTCACCAAATGAAGTGTGTTTCAGGGTGATgatttcatctgttcatctcaGTGGCTCTCATACCTCTTCAGCTTTGACCTCTCTGGTTGTGAAGTCTTTCACACAGTCCATGAAGCAGCTCTCGGTCAGTTTGTTGTAGGTGCCAAGAAACTCCTTGAACTGAAAGATAAAACATtgtaacattacatttacagcagacacCTTTACCCAGAGTcaagacattttatacaactgagcaattgagggttattaagggccttgatcaggggcccagcaatggcagcttggtggacctgggattcgaacccaagaccttctgatcagtagcccaacacctaaATGAACCAACCTGTTTAATTTGATCCGATTCTGTGACCTGAGCAGCCATAACCTCAAACCGTTGTTCTGCACATCAgagcaaaaacaacacaaaatcacACCCTATAATTACAGTGATATAAAGACATCATATCTAAAGCTCATCTGTAGCTCAACATCACTAACGAgacaaacaatattaaaataaaataggtaGAAAAGTGTGTAAACAGTAAACTCAGTATGATTTTGATTACCTTTTGGATCTGACGGAGACAAACTGTAGGGCCTCTAAAGGACATGTGTATCTAAGTAAGCCGAAACAAATTGACGTTTCACCGCCGCACATTCGTAACAAAATTAGACGCAGggtggtttttctttttttttttttttaaaaaaaaacgttttgcATTGCAAACATAACGGTATCATACAAGAAGTACATGAAATATTTACGTGCAATTTTTAGATACTTCTAAAAGACACAATTATTTCTTATGTCGAAAATACCAATTGGAAATGAAGACTACATTTCAAATGCAACTCTGTCGGTGACGTAAGTCACAGCGCCAAAGCAGCCCGAGGTGCAGAAGTGTAAAATCTGTcccattttataaataatttcaagtTATTCAGTAATCTtttggaaaaagtaaaaaacaaaaaagctcagaaaatatgtgatattttaaaataattaatttttttgtattttttttctttcttttactttcttttactttcttttctggTAACCTATGTGACTGATACCTCTTGTTTGTGTGACATTgaacaaaatgtgtattttgtgtttgtcgtattgcaatgaaaaaaattaaaaaaaaggtgcagAAGTGTATTTTAAAAGCGGTTTAAAAAGCATGATCCaaatggattttaaaataaaaaagtcagataatgatttttattttgaaatgatccaaatggattttaaaataaaaaagtcagataatgatttttattttgaaatgatccaaatggattttaaaataaaaaagtcagataatgatttttattttgaaatgatccaaatggattttaaaatagaaaaataacttttattttgaaaagatccaaatggattttaaaatggaaaaaccGTCAGataatgacttttattttgaaaagatccaaatggattttaaaatggaaaaaccGTCagataaagacttttattttaaagcgaACTAAACAAGTCATGCGGTGTCTATTTTCACGTCTGTTGTCAACTTTGTTGTCAGGGGCAGTTGGGGTGGTTTGATCTGTACAAACTGTCGCGTTACAGTGAGCGTCCCAGGCTCTAGTGCTTTGTGTGCAGTGACACTGTGCTTTGTGCCCACAGACCTGCTTGAGCTTCGGCTTATAACATGAACCAGTGTTGAGTCGCTTAGCAACATTTTACTGCACGAGCGGCGCCAAATTCAAAACTAACACCAACAAAAGAGCTTCTACAACTCGAGTGACAGGTGAATAACTGCTTTCTCTTAGtcgtttttttatattaaatgattttatataacCAACCATGAACAATTATGCTTattatagctagctagctagctagttagctaactaACCTACCTGCTTGACAAGTGAGCCGATTCTTCTGAACGACTCATTGTCAGTCATTTGAATCTGTAATCCATATTCTTCTTAGATATttcaaaaatacaacaaaaaagtgTCTAATAATATACATAAGGTGTATAATTATAGCACGAAATAAACTGATATCTGTGTTATGTCTGTGATTTGAGACAATGGACGTGTTTACAGTGAATAACTTGGATGAATCCacgtccagttctgatgctgcTGATGTGTTAATTCGCTCCACTAAAGCGGTGCTTCAACAAAAAAGTCAGACAACCAGGAGCGAAAATATGGATTGTGGCTACAGagatattaatatttatgtccGGAGACTTTCAGACTCTGTTCACGGTTCCTGTTTGGCTGAAAGTGGATTTCAGGAGATGATTTTTCCTCCTGTGCTTCCTGTAAGCACACATTCAGCTTCAACCACAGGtacttttattctctctcttataTCCtctatattaaatgtaaaacgTCTATATACTTCCTGTctattttaataggaacatctgcaattatccaatcagccaatcatggtGCAGCAGCTTGGTGCATAAATTATGCAAATACAggtgaagagcttcagttagTGTTCATATCATAGACTATTCATATCATCAGAGCTAAAAGCAACTCAGAAAACCCAACACAACCCTGAGGAGGATGCGATACACAGCATGGAACCACATCACGTTCCACTTCCTGTTagacaagaacaagaatctaaGAATCTTCTGCTGTTATATCCTTCAGCTCAAGGTCTGATGTGTCgtgtgttgtatttttgagatgttttctgttcaccacaattgtaaaaagtgtttaTATGACTTACTGGATCTTTCCAGTCTGGACATTTTCCTCTGATCctctgcatgtgtttgtttttttgcaccatactgtataaacaatagaaacctttgtgtgtgaaaatcccaggagatccaCAGTTAAGGTCTAAAATAGTCATACTTTAATTCTTCACGTCCTGAGGCTCTTGACCTGTGATTTTACACCGtgtgctgctgctacatgacTGACTGATGAGAGAACTTTATAAAGGCATAAGAGTGCAAGTGTTCCTATAAACAtacatattattttttgtaGCACCTGAAGACCAACATCATACAGCATCAGATCCAGGTCATGGAGTTTCCAGGAGAAGTCATGTGAGACAACAATATGTttctacaatatttattttctttccgaATTGCAAAAATAGATTTA encodes the following:
- the timm9 gene encoding mitochondrial import inner membrane translocase subunit Tim9, translated to MAAQVTESDQIKQFKEFLGTYNKLTESCFMDCVKDFTTREVKAEETSCSESCLQKYLKMTQRISMRFQEYHIQQNEALAAKAGLLGQPR